GTTATTCATATCTCCCTGTCATCAGACATTTTAGCACTTTTgtagtttaactttttttcttttttgattggCATTATTGAAACCAGTCAGAAACAGTATTGTAGCCAAGTAACATTCAGGATATATTTATCAACAAGTGTTGTTCTAGGTgtggttctcaaccttttttGAGTTGTGATGCACCAGAATAATCAGGCCTTTGACTGTTTCACGAgtatattgaaaatatttaattgaatatattgaaaatattgaattgaatatattgaaaatattgaattgaatatattgaaaatgtttgtctcCACAATCATCTGGCAACCCCCAGGTTGAGAATCACTACTCTGGGAGACTGTATCTTATTTTGTAGTGTTTTGTAGATGTCGTGTTAAgtaattcaacaaaaaaaaatctgcaatgGAACATACCTGCTTGATAAATCACAATCACACTGTTGACAGAACTTACACCATACTTTACATAGAttactttctcttttgttcccTAAGAgttgatatatttttgtttcgCCCTTTGTTGTGTATGTGGTAGTGGAGAGGTTCTATGACAGCCAGAGGGAGCTTTGggcacagagcagcaggagcatgaatcaggaggagagaaaaacaggaggagacgCAGATCGgtaaatcaaaatcaaacaaagtgGAGGCTACGCAGAGTTATCGTGATGTTAGAATATCAATTTTGCCAGGGAACATCCAGAAAACACTTCAGTAGTTTAATATATCACGGGCACAAGGGCGAGAGGACATCACACAGGATTTATAATcgtattattttttgtcttatttggtTGAATCGTTCTAAACTAGAAcggattcatttgtttttgctgtaaaaTAATATGGTCACATTTATATGCTAACAACATAAAGATCCTAATCCTAAATGCTCTATGGTGTGTGAAacaccaaaatgaaaatgaagcccTCTCCCAATGTTACAATTCAGACAATGGTCCAGGCCTCAGACCTCCGCCGACTATCAGCGCCCACAAACACCAGAAAGCTCCCCGTCATCCCAGGCTGCCTCCCGCTGGGACTCACTCCAAAGGGAGACGTCTCAGACGGAGGCCGTCTATCAATGCTCACAGGCTTATTCCCACGGAACGTTCTCCAACACCCCTGCTAACCAGTCCGGACAGGCTCCATCATCGATTCAGTGTGAGCTCTCTGAGACGGAGGCGTGCTCTCTCTCCCAGAGAGACAAATTCAACCCGTCCCTCCAAATTCCAGTGAGTCTCTCTGAACATCAGTGGAGAGAGTAAGTAGCAAAGGAAATATTCTAGCCCTAAATATTAAGATGACATAAGAGAACAAATACTGATGCTGGTTTTGTGAAAAGCAGGGACCTCAATATTTTGCattctcattttccttttctctctctcactcaaaGCAACACAGAAGAAATCAGACCATCTTTCATTCTCCGCCTTTCTCCAGACGACAAGAGGCCAAATGAGGTTTTGTTCCCTCCAGTGGCACAAGGGGAGCCTGGTTTGGCTCGTCAACCATTCTCATCCCGTCTTCACACAAGTTATGATGCAGATAATagcacacagaaagaaaagaagcacgCTGGGAGCTGGAACATCCTCAGAAATGAGCTAGAAAGCGTTGTCGCTTCAGACGGTCGACCGAAAGGGAAGCGACCTCCGTGTGACCCCGCCGAAGAGGCCTctagtggaggaggagacggaggcgtATTATTTCAGCTGTCAAAGTGTGAAACAGTCAAAACCGGAAGCACACATTTATCTCCCAGTGGTTGTGTAATGAGGCAGGAGACGCTCCGTTATGCACATTCACCCGAACTGACGAGACGTCTAGATGTGGAGGAAGATCTGGAGCTGACAGGCGGAGATGGGTTTAAAGGGACGGGACAAACGGATGCAACACTATCGAATAAGACGGGGTCGCCCAGTGAAGTGGAAGATAATGACCCTGCGTACATACGTAACACGCCCGAAGTCAAAGATGGTGAACGTCCACTGGGCATCAGGAATAAAGAGATGCCAGCGGGATGTTATTCTAGCAGTCCAGAAAATATCCCTGTATCTTTACAAAGGGGAACCCACAGGGTGAGCCCTCGCCAAGCTGACAACTCTCCGGTCTCGTGTCAGGGCGAGCCAGAGGTGGAGGTCAGAGGAACCACGGTGGGAAGAGTAGATGTGACGAAGAGCGGGTTTGAAGTTGAGACCCAGAGCGGGACAAAGGCGGGCCTCCGTGCAGTCACGGAAGATGAGACGGAGACAGAGCAGACCAGGTTTTCCGACACCCAGCTCAGAAATAGACCGTTTGAGACGGATgatggagaagagaaggagttACCTAGAAGAGACACAGAGCCAGGAGAAAGGGGGGGAGACAGAAAGGAGTCAGTGACGCCAGGTAAATGCGAGTGGTGATTTTGGGCTATTAGgtgattatttttgaaattgtatCTGTAGTAATTATACTCCCATTTTCTAGCATCCCTGTCCTCAGTTTCCTCAGTATCCGAGGCTTTTAGCATATTACCCAaaatctcaacaacaaaaatcaccaTGACtcaagtttaaaataaatgccacttttttttatgactggggacatttcttttaatttatgtaTAGTTCAACTCGTCACCGCTAGAGGGCGCTAGTATACTTTTCAATGTACATGCTGAGACCAAGCCCAGGGTCTTCAGTCAGATGTGGTCAAGTAGTTACAGAATTCATTGAGCCAACGGGTCTCTTCAAACAACTTGATGCATTGAGTTGTAATTAAACCCATTTGCAGGATGTGCACAACCCTTCTGGTCAGTAAAAGAGTCCTGGGGATTACATTAATGAGGAGGGGTCAGTAGAGTATGTAATGAGATATAGCATTAAAGTCTAGGAAGCTGCACTTAATGTCAAAAGTGTACTATCCTCATTTCACATAAAGTGATGAATTGATGTCTGGGGCTTTGTTCGCGGTGCAAATTGGGTACGGGCATTTGTTTTTGACCTCAAATTAAAATTTAGAGGATTGTTTTAGGAACAACAGGACTAGGGGGTGCACAAGTGTTTTCGAGTTTTGCCAAACTCTCGGAGCAAGCGACGATGACAGAGCAGTGCCGAAGTGACTCAGACGAGAGATGCTGTGTGCCTGCTCATCTTACAGCCGCAGTACGGGAGCTTGAGTCTCAGCTGCTGAGACATTGCTGAGTGAACACAcccatacacatacacacacacacacacacacacagacacagctacACAAGATGTGTCGTAATAAAACGTCAGCTCCATCTTAGCCAGATCCATCGTTGTTGGCTGACCTTGTCCTGTCACACGCTGCTGAGGCCTCACACTGCCTAATCTCCCCATACGTGCTTACTCAAACTCATGCTTACACAACAGAGCGTGTTCATTGAttgacggtgtgtgtgtatgtgtgtaaactGATGATCATGTAGAAATGGTCTcacctccttttcctttctagAGGActcggggagagagaggtgtccCGTGCCGACGTCCCAAGTGGGCTGGGCAAGAGGGTCAAAGCGCAACGTGCCCCGACTCCATCAGCACCATGGCGACATGCAAGTGAGTCTCCGGAGCGAGGTCGCAACTTCACGGACTTTACCTGAACCTTTATTCCCCGTACGAGCACATAATGGAGGGAGCAAGGGATGGAGGGACATACAAGTTTTATAATTATGTTCCCCACAAAGTTTTCTTCGACACTTTAATTGGACCAAAAAGTCTCCCTCACTTGTTGAGATTTGTTTACTTACAGATTAACTGacatgtcttttttaaattttattccTGTCTTTATATGCCTCTACCTCCATAATCCCTGTACTCTGAGTCAAATAGTGTGTACAGCACCAACCCGCCCAAAAAGTCTCGAAATTTTAAATCGCTGCTTCCGAAAGGATTAAGCTCCTATTTCCCCTGATGCACACAGAAATCAATCTTCGCTTGTGCGAAAAAAAGAGCACGCTGTCGGCATTACTGCAGCACGCCGACAAGTGATGGTTCCCCACTGAGTTGTCAAAttttcaaaaaagacaaaatagcCCATGATGCATATTGCcagaaaaatagagagagaacagcagagAGACTAACGTAAAGGGGAAGAAGGAGGTCGATGGAAGGTGTGGGAgtgtaaaagaggaagagacgcAGTGAAGGGGAGAAAACTGTgagaggcttaaaaaaaaatggaggagaagaggtgagatAGAAAGAGATGCAGGACTTTTACTGTATTGCTATGatcagcagcaaacacaccaatccattctttctctcctctcctctccttcactctttCATGCTCCCCTTTACCCACTGCTTGACTCCAGGCCTCGTTTTTTTCTATCTGTATCCAGCGCAGCACAGCGACCTGGATGGCTGACTCTgtctgcagaaacaaaaaactgcttgTGTTTTCAGGGAAATGAGGAAGACTCTCTTCAGGGAGCTGAGTCACAGGGATTCCTATGCACAGCGCTCAATGCCGAACGACAACTGTACAGATCTGTGTGCGAGCGCTGTCGCACACGTGAAACACTCTTAAAATCCTCAAATCTTAATTTTGAGTTCAAAGAGGCCAAGTGCACTTAGTGCTTATGCTTAAATAGAGATGGGACTTTTTATGGTTATGAATAATGGAGAAGTTGTGCAGATGCTGTAAAGGTTACACGGAGGTGAGGGTGTGCTCTGCAGAAATGGGGCTCAAATTTCTGCCCATCTTGTTCCTTctcgactttttttttcccccctcatctgtcctctccACATAGTTCCATATACTCTCATTGTGACATTTTAAGTGATGACATTACATACACATATGACTCTTCATGTATTCATATACTGCCCTGAACCAGTTTGTCAAACCCTGGCAAATGTGAGTCAAATATTGATTATCATTCAGccagacattgtttttttttcctgaatctACTCTTAtccgtttctctcctctgttgtgtAGACCAGTAGTAGAAGCATCCGTGGGACCAGCTCCAGGGCAGCACTGGTCCCAGCAAACACTTCTGCTATTGGACCAAATTCCTCAACAGGCCACAGCTTGGCCTCGTCTGCCTTGAAACCTGACAAAGAACTGGAAAACCGCAGCCTACTCTCGACCATCCAAACTCATTTCCATCATCGTCCTCTGATCCCATCCTCCGCCCTGAAGAGGAAACATGAAGCACTGTGGCACCAAGGTAACCCTCCTCCCAAAATCTACCTAGCCAGGCGTCCTCCAAAATGGGAGCCACCTCGTTCCTCACAAGAAAAGGCAAAGGAAGGAGGAGTCGGCGAGTCAAGGAGAACCTCTGTCCCTGAATGCCCGGCAGAACCACAGACTAAAGCCAGTCCTTTACATGAAGAGGGAATAGTGTCAGGGGaacatacacacccacatgtCCCACAGCAACCTCAACAAAGGGTCAGTAAGATGGAAGAGAGGGAACATGAATCCACCAGGAATGTTCCCAATCAGACTCCAGACTCCAGACTACCCCAGAAGAAGAGGGCCATACGTGGGATTGACGGCGACGCGAATGGGTCAAAAACATCCCACGAATGGGCGGATTCTCGTGGGCCCCGATCCAAAGCCGGCCATCTGACCGAAACCCTGACATCTGACCCCAGAGTACAGGCTTACGGTAAGCTGAACACAGAAGAGAAGATATGGATGCTTGAGAAGGCGCGGCGGGCCAAAGCGCTGGTGCTGACCATGGTCTATCAGGACGGAACCACACAGTTGGACCCAGAGCAGGTGAGCAGATCCGGGGGGCACAGGAGGCCAGACATTTTGACCAAAGAAGCTGTAAGATGGGGGAAACGAGATTTAAATTTTGTAAAACAATGATGAACAAAAGTTGTGGTTAATGAAAATTGAAAGAAGTAACATCCATAGGTATGATTTAGAGCTTTTGTACAACATGCTAAACTTAATCAAATATAGCTAAAattgatatatgtatatatttgagAATATACTCTATGTTTTTACATATATCGATCTTATAACATCTACATCtgtacaggaaaaaaatcctaaacCTGTCCCGGTTGCTGTAAAATGACTGAaaacccttttttctctctcggtTCTCTGTGTCTTTAACCGTTTGCTCATTTTAATTTCCCTCTCCGCTCCTCGGTGTTGCCATAGAAGCTCGCTCCACCAGTGTGCGGCCTCCTCGTACTGATGATCTGGAGCGACCCGGACCGCGGCGCACCGGAGGACTCGCTGGGCCCCGACGACAGTCTGATCTACTTGAAGCTCGCCGAGCAAACGCCTGCGTGGGCCCAACGACCCACGCATCAGAGCCAGGAACTCTTTACTAGGTGTTTTGTATGAGAGAGTATGAATGGGAACTGCGAGATTATGTCCatttgtgtgtaatgtgtgtgtaatgaatgATGCCTGTGTGTTTAGGGACGTGCTGCTCCAGGTGCTGTCGAGAACTCGGCTGGTGTTGTGCTACAAAGCCAAGGATTTCCTTTGTACGGCGCTGCAGTTTTACAAAGGAGACATTACCTGGAAGCAAGGTACAATATACCACTCATACAGTAAAGTACTGTATCTCTTATCAGTTTACAGTACAGCATTTTAAATACCGTTCAATATCATCTATCCAGTGGCACGCTGTCACATCCACGACCCCCAGGTGTCCGGATGGCTCCTGGATCCCGCAGACCCTTCCTCTTGCTACCGGGATCTTCTCAGTAAACACTGCAAAAGACCGAGTACAACGCTTGTCCCGGGCACAAAGAAGGTTCGTTAGAATGGGAATTTATTGATTGAAGTAGAAGAGAGTTTTCTAAGATAGTTTAAAGTCAGAACCTGAACTGCCTTTGCCAATCCCTAAACTCAAGAGAGAAGTTAATCCACAAAATCTTCCTCCACAAAGAAAGCTCAGTAGCGTACGTTAGTCTCCGTctactctcttttctttatgtttgtctgttttcgtCTCTCAGGTGTCTCAGGTGATCTCAGGCCTCTCTTCGCTTTACTGGCTGCATATGGAGCTCTGCTCTAAGCTACAGGTTAGCAAATATACACATACTTGTAGATCCAGCAGACACAGATTTGCtatactgaatatttttttgtgtccagaGCCAGGGGCTGTCGGAGCTTTACTCGGACATGGAGCTGAACATGATCCCTGTCCTGGCAGGTGACGACCCTTTTGTGCTGATATAATATTCTTGTACCAGCTATAACCATAATGTAAAATGATAAAGGGTAAAAATGAAGCATTGGCTGCTTTAATCCTTgatttttaatcacatttcgTTAAGATGCTGCATTAGTTGAAGCTGTGGCCGAGAGATTGTTTAACTTTACTGACAATGCTCCAATTCGACAAATCTTGTATAACCTTGAAGAAAACTTTAGCTGCCTGTATCGACTGcctgttcttttttaaaaatattttcgtAGTTAACTTATTAttttcattggttcactgctgaTGGTCTTGTGGATTGATTGTCTGCGTGTGTTGTTCCAGCCATGGAGAGTCATCACATCCATGTGGACAAAGAAGCTCTGAAGAGAACTTCAGACCTGTTGGGGGTAAGACAACTCAGcagtgcagaaaaacaacaacatttttcagattttaagcAGGACAGCTTGcctgaaagattttttttttctcatatggCTGCTGGCACAGTAGACAATCTTATCGACCACCACCAGGAGTTATCAGCGTTTTCCTTGTGGTTAATGTTAATTTCCCAGtgtacacaaatatatattctgcTCAGTGTGATTACAGATAGGGCCGGTTAACTTAAAGTAATTTAATTTACCTCTAATCCGTTGCCTTGTTTCAAAGTGAAACACTGCAACTGCACAGTACTGAGATAAACACCGGGTCGGTGCTCGAGTTAGTATtcacaaccatattcaacaagCATTTCGTAAAACTCAGTGGGACAAACACAATTAACAAACCACTAACTATAAACGTCTGGAGGACCCCGGGGATCAAACcattgaccttctggttagtggacgaccctctccaTCTCCCGAGCCACAAAGTATTCTCTGTATCTATGTAAGAAAAATCTGTCGGCATAAACATTTGTTGAGACAGTCAGAATTTTTCATAATGAAGAAAAcaccttgcttttttttttaagggaaactTTCAGAACTGATTTGATATGTATGAAAActgcatattattattatcatctttCTAGGTCAGAAATAAGTTTATGGAAAGACTTGGTGATAATGGCATTTCCACTAAATCTTAATTGGACAGTCTTCAGCTGACTTTGATGTAGTAACAGCAAATATACCATAATCCTCAAAGGTAGTTATAAAATGAGACTCTTCTCATAATCCTTGTTTGGAAGAAAGGGGAAGATGTGCCGCCCCAACAACTTCCACGGGTTTATGTCAAACGCTGCCTTTGGGAATCTTAGCTTTTTGATTGCCTGCGTGTACAGTAGTTACAATGTTCGGGATCGGCTCAGATTTGTACTGCATCATTCTCAGCCGATTGCTGAAACTCTGTGCAGTCTGGAGGACCTACAGACGGGAGCAAAAACAGGAGAGAGCATGGGAAAAACTGGTGcgtgaggcaaagaaaaaatagaatttatatatatttttttctgtcttctgcaTTGGATTAGTGACGCGGTGGGCGGATGTGCTCCGGGGACCTGTCCTGTTTACTTGCAGATAAAAGACGACTCTGGAGACCAGAGAATAATCCTATATACATACAAAGACAGACCCTCACATGTTATACACACATGTTCATTACCAGTTTGTGAGACACCTGCACACACTCTCTTAAACAACACTAGGAGTGTAGTTttaaacagacagagagagtgtcCGGGTGTCTTGTCGTGTTACTATAAATAGGACAGAGAGTCTAGAGTTTTCTTTCAAGGGGCTGTGCTGCAGGAAGGAGCGTCGCTGTCTGCCTCTgccaacacacatacacacacacacacacacaaacacacacacacacacacacacacacacacacacacacacacacacacacactgaggcactGAAGTTTTTGCACACTGCTGCAGAGTCGTGGTTTTATAACACGTGCCTGTCGGCGCAGTCATGCTTGTCCTCGCTCTGTCGTGTTggattattcctttttttaaattcttttttcatCTGAGCTGTCAATTTCACCTGTCTGAGCACTGAGCAAGAGGATCCTCCATCCAGTCCGTCATGCTGCAGCACGCACTCTTGTGTTTTCAAGTCcgaaaaacataaattaataaaacgCTTTCaccttctgtctgtgttttccagaCGTCGATATTCAGATCAGATCGGATTAGATTAGACGTCCTGCTGTAAACGTGTCTGATCCaaatccaaatatatatttctttcccTGCCATacctgctttgtgtgtgtgtgtgtgtgtgtgtgtgtgtgtgtgtgtgtgtgtgtgtgtgtgtgtgtgtgtgtgtgtgtgtgtgtgtgtgtgtgtgtgtgtgtgtgtgtgtgtgtgtgtgtgtgtgtgtgtgtgatgtgtgtgtgacacaataCTAAGGGGCCAGCGTTCAATATTGATGTGGCAGTCTGGAGCCTGCTCTGGGCGATTCAGTAAGTGAGAGACGCAGAAAGTACATATTTTGGAATTCGTCCGCCAGCTCCCTCACtaccttcctcttttctctccctcactgtctcTTTTCATCTATCCCAATGTCTTtgtttcttactttctttctccATCCTTTGCTGTTCTTTCTGTCATTGTCCTTTCCCTCGCACTGAGTGTCAAGTTCTCTCAGTCTCACTCATCTGACTTATGTCTGTTTGCCATTTTCTATGGAGGTCCTGCCCCGGCCCAGTCGTCCTCAACtcattttctctccgtctcacgtttttttctcccactttcaTCCATTCCCCATCTACCCACAGAGGCATTTGCATCATATTTCAACTTTCTTCAAACATTTCacttacatattttttttctctgtccctccttcGTTCCCCAGTCTGTCactccatttcatttttctgtcggTTGTCTGTTATTTCATCAcccccacctcatcacctcccttgttcctctttctctgtccctgtttctcttctcttgtaCCCCTCGTTGCCTGTCAAGTTactaaaaattgtttttttgtttttttttacttcagtcaGACTTATAAAACCCCTGGTGGCAACCCAGtcgtaaaacaaaaaaagaataaataaaaaaactcactcactcccttTTCCCCATCATTTGcttttcttcatctccctcaATTACTTTTCATTGTTAATATCTCTGCGTCTTTCATCTCCTGCCTCtacccttcactctctctcctttccttgcTTCCTTACCTTTTTCCTTCCAAAGTCATTCATCTCTTTCCTATTTATGCTTTGTCTtaccctttcttttcttctccgtctttcttTA
This region of Scophthalmus maximus strain ysfricsl-2021 chromosome 12, ASM2237912v1, whole genome shotgun sequence genomic DNA includes:
- the poln gene encoding DNA polymerase nu isoform X4, whose translation is MERSSSRLYSGPLSQGARKILAVLRAQSDRSNNPRQMERFYDSQRELWAQSSRSMNQEERKTGGDADRQWSRPQTSADYQRPQTPESSPSSQAASRWDSLQRETSQTEAVYQCSQAYSHGTFSNTPANQSGQAPSSIQCELSETEACSLSQRDKFNPSLQIPVSLSEHQWRDNTEEIRPSFILRLSPDDKRPNEVLFPPVAQGEPGLARQPFSSRLHTSYDADNSTQKEKKHAGSWNILRNELESVVASDGRPKGKRPPCDPAEEASSGGGDGGVLFQLSKCETVKTGSTHLSPSGCVMRQETLRYAHSPELTRRLDVEEDLELTGGDGFKGTGQTDATLSNKTGSPSEVEDNDPAYIRNTPEVKDGERPLGIRNKEMPAGCYSSSPENIPVSLQRGTHRVSPRQADNSPVSCQGEPEVEVRGTTVGRVDVTKSGFEVETQSGTKAGLRAVTEDETETEQTRFSDTQLRNRPFETDDGEEKELPRRDTEPGERGGDRKESVTPEDSGRERCPVPTSQVGWARGSKRNVPRLHQHHGDMQTSSRSIRGTSSRAALVPANTSAIGPNSSTGHSLASSALKPDKELENRSLLSTIQTHFHHRPLIPSSALKRKHEALWHQGNPPPKIYLARRPPKWEPPRSSQEKAKEGGVGESRRTSVPECPAEPQTKASPLHEEGIVSGEHTHPHVPQQPQQRVSKMEEREHESTRNVPNQTPDSRLPQKKRAIRGIDGDANGSKTSHEWADSRGPRSKAGHLTETLTSDPRVQAYGKLNTEEKIWMLEKARRAKALVLTMVYQDGTTQLDPEQKLAPPVCGLLVLMIWSDPDRGAPEDSLGPDDSLIYLKLAEQTPAWAQRPTHQSQELFTRDVLLQVLSRTRLVLCYKAKDFLCTALQFYKGDITWKQVARCHIHDPQVSGWLLDPADPSSCYRDLLSKHCKRPSTTLVPGTKKVSQVISGLSSLYWLHMELCSKLQSQGLSELYSDMELNMIPVLAAMESHHIHVDKEALKRTSDLLGTKMKQLEQEAHRAAGQIFLVTSSTQLRTVLFEKLRLHERCENKKLPKTVNKQQQSTSEAALLQLQDLHPLPKIVLEYRQIHKIKSTFVDGILSCMMSKNYISSTWYQTSVVTGRISAKHPNFQALPRQPLHITKKQCVQGKEEEVLTVHPRAMFIPQKGWTFIAADFCQVELRLLAHLSSDPELLHVFTNPQADVFTMLASQWKGVSEGEVTSEDREHAKRVVYSVVYGAGRERLSGILGVSADQAGQFQDSFLQRYREVQAFIQRTVQLCHKQGYVLSIMGRRRTLPNINSPDWGIRMQAERQAVNFTVQGSAADLCKTAMIRIFNLVSTTDSLTASFGEEHHGVAAAYRPSGRPSQV
- the poln gene encoding DNA polymerase nu isoform X5, whose protein sequence is MERSSSRLYSGPLSQGARKILAVLRAQSDRSNNPRQMERFYDSQRELWAQSSRSMNQEERKTGGDADRQWSRPQTSADYQRPQTPESSPSSQAASRWDSLQRETSQTEAVYQCSQAYSHGTFSNTPANQSGQAPSSIQCELSETEACSLSQRDKFNPSLQIPVSLSEHQWRDNTEEIRPSFILRLSPDDKRPNEVLFPPVAQGEPGLARQPFSSRLHTSYDADNSTQKEKKHAGSWNILRNELESVVASDGRPKGKRPPCDPAEEASSGGGDGGVLFQLSKCETVKTGSTHLSPSGCVMRQETLRYAHSPELTRRLDVEEDLELTGGDGFKGTGQTDATLSNKTGSPSEVEDNDPAYIRNTPEVKDGERPLGIRNKEMPAGCYSSSPENIPVSLQRGTHRVSPRQADNSPVSCQGEPEVEVRGTTVGRVDVTKSGFEVETQSGTKAGLRAVTEDETETEQTRFSDTQLRNRPFETDDGEEKELPRRDTEPGERGGDRKESVTPEDSGRERCPVPTSQVGWARGSKRNVPRLHQHHGDMQTSSRSIRGTSSRAALVPANTSAIGPNSSTGHSLASSALKPDKELENRSLLSTIQTHFHHRPLIPSSALKRKHEALWHQGNPPPKIYLARRPPKWEPPRSSQEKAKEGGVGESRRTSVPECPAEPQTKASPLHEEGIVSGEHTHPHVPQQPQQRVSKMEEREHESTRNVPNQTPDSRLPQKKRAIRGIDGDANGSKTSHEWADSRGPRSKAGHLTETLTSDPRVQAYGKLNTEEKIWMLEKARRAKALVLTMVYQDGTTQLDPEQKLAPPVCGLLVLMIWSDPDRGAPEDSLGPDDSLIYLKLAEQTPAWAQRPTHQSQELFTRDVLLQVLSRTRLVLCYKAKDFLCTALQFYKGDITWKQVARCHIHDPQVSGWLLDPADPSSCYRDLLSKHCKRPSTTLVPGTKKVSQVISGLSSLYWLHMELCSKLQSQGLSELYSDMELNMIPVLAAMESHHIHVDKEALKRTSDLLGTKMKQLEQEAHRAAGQIFLVTSSTQLRTVLFEKLRLHERCENKKLPKTVNKQQQSTSEAALLQLQDLHPLPKIVLEYRQIHKIKSTFVDGILSCMMSKNYISSTWYQTSVVTGRISAKHPNFQALPRQPLHITKKQCVQGKEEEVLTVHPRAMFIPQKGWTFIAAGGVCVCVCVCH
- the poln gene encoding DNA polymerase nu isoform X2, producing MERSSSRLYSGPLSQGARKILAVLRAQSDRSNNPRQMERFYDSQRELWAQSSRSMNQEERKTGGDADRQWSRPQTSADYQRPQTPESSPSSQAASRWDSLQRETSQTEAVYQCSQAYSHGTFSNTPANQSGQAPSSIQCELSETEACSLSQRDKFNPSLQIPVSLSEHQWRDNTEEIRPSFILRLSPDDKRPNEVLFPPVAQGEPGLARQPFSSRLHTSYDADNSTQKEKKHAGSWNILRNELESVVASDGRPKGKRPPCDPAEEASSGGGDGGVLFQLSKCETVKTGSTHLSPSGCVMRQETLRYAHSPELTRRLDVEEDLELTGGDGFKGTGQTDATLSNKTGSPSEVEDNDPAYIRNTPEVKDGERPLGIRNKEMPAGCYSSSPENIPVSLQRGTHRVSPRQADNSPVSCQGEPEVEVRGTTVGRVDVTKSGFEVETQSGTKAGLRAVTEDETETEQTRFSDTQLRNRPFETDDGEEKELPRRDTEPGERGGDRKESVTPEDSGRERCPVPTSQVGWARGSKRNVPRLHQHHGDMQTSSRSIRGTSSRAALVPANTSAIGPNSSTGHSLASSALKPDKELENRSLLSTIQTHFHHRPLIPSSALKRKHEALWHQGNPPPKIYLARRPPKWEPPRSSQEKAKEGGVGESRRTSVPECPAEPQTKASPLHEEGIVSGEHTHPHVPQQPQQRVSKMEEREHESTRNVPNQTPDSRLPQKKRAIRGIDGDANGSKTSHEWADSRGPRSKAGHLTETLTSDPRVQAYGKLNTEEKIWMLEKARRAKALVLTMVYQDGTTQLDPEQLAPPVCGLLVLMIWSDPDRGAPEDSLGPDDSLIYLKLAEQTPAWAQRPTHQSQELFTRDVLLQVLSRTRLVLCYKAKDFLCTALQFYKGDITWKQVARCHIHDPQVSGWLLDPADPSSCYRDLLSKHCKRPSTTLVPGTKKVSQVISGLSSLYWLHMELCSKLQSQGLSELYSDMELNMIPVLAAMESHHIHVDKEALKRTSDLLGTKMKQLEQEAHRAAGQIFLVTSSTQLRTVLFEKLRLHERCENKKLPKTVNKQQQSTSEAALLQLQDLHPLPKIVLEYRQIHKIKSTFVDGILSCMMSKNYISSTWYQTSVVTGRISAKHPNFQALPRQPLHITKKQCVQGKEEEVLTVHPRAMFIPQKGWTFIAADFCQVELRLLAHLSSDPELLHVFTNPQADVFTMLASQWKGVSEGEVTSEDREHAKRVVYSVVYGAGRERLSGILGVSADQAGQFQDSFLQRYREVQAFIQRTVQLCHKQGYVLSIMGRRRTLPNINSPDWGIRMQAERQAVNFTVQGSAADLCKTAMIRIFNLVSTTDSLTARLVAQLHDELLYEVEDAQVENFAALVKSTMESLQHIDHLGVHLKVPLKVAVSSGKSWGSMSELDIPAASPSPSL